The Glycine max cultivar Williams 82 chromosome 3, Glycine_max_v4.0, whole genome shotgun sequence sequence TTTGAGTTCCGAACCGGAATTCGCGACTCCTTCTCTCACACTGCCTATAGGTAACTAAGTAAACTCTACTTCACTagcactactttttttttttttgcaatttctgtgtcaataattgattattttgattttaattttgttttctttcatcaCTCCCCCGGAAATTTTAGTGTATTTCGtcgtttagttttttttttttttttgtttacagagGTATCTAATACTCTACTTCACTAGCACTACTTTCTTTTGCAATTTCTGtcaataattgattattttaatttgcttTCTTTCATGAATCTCGCAGAAATTTTAGTGTATTTCGTCCTTtaattttaatgtgtttttttatataaaaaattgaaatcgcGTGTTTGAAAACTGTGAACTATGATGAGGAGCTCTGTGATGATGGTGTTGAATTGGTGGTGCGGTGATAATTCATTGCTAGTAATGAGTGAAATTTAAGTTAGGGAGTGTGTATGCTGAATTGTGTGTCTAAGGTTGGGAgggtataattataattattatactaaTAAGGTGTTAGTCAcggttataattataattatagttattAGAATAGCTATTGCTTTTTTAAAATTGGTCATGGATTATTATTGTGTATTGGGAGGAGCTGATTGGCCATGATTCGTGAAGCTTACTTGCTTTTCCATTATGGTTGCTTAATTTTGGGGAATTGGTGGAAAGGGAAGTGCTTTTGTTTTACTTGGGGCTGTTTCTGAATCAGATATTGAGACTTGTTCGCCTCGTAGTGATGAACTAAATGTGCTATTTTATAAGATTCTTACCTCCTTCACACTGTCTTTAGAGTAATAAAGGTCTTCTGTAGTCATGTGTGTTTTCCTTTCTATTCCTTTGCATTGGAAGATAATTGAACTTACTCtcatttcactttcttttttttttagtattgtgAAGAAGCTAGAGCCTATGAACACTCTGGCATCATCTGTTTGGTGGATCTTTGGATTTTATTGGATTGTTGTGGGTGACCAAGCACTTTTGGAAGATTCTCCACGTCTCTACTGGTGAGTAAGAACCTTaatttggattttgttttgctatagcatttcttgttttttgggGTGGGGGAGGGGGGTAGATAACAAAAGTAATTATGTGTGCCAAGAAAGCATAATAGAACTACTCAAGATTTGTACAATTGGtaaccttttttttgttttttcttttctttatgttaAACAATAGTTTGAAAAGTAAACAAGAATTTTACTTCTCAAAAGTTCCTCCTTACTTGACTCCTTAGCAAGATTAGATAGAAATGAAGattatacttaaattttttGGAAAAGGAGATTATTGTAGAATTTTCAGTCTTCAATTGGATgccatataattatataaatgagtGGAGTGAAATGAAGAGAAAACTTAATTGTCATATGTCTGCCCTTGATTAATTTGTCTTGATGTGTTACTTCAAATCAAATGGGATAACTTTGTAATTTAATGGGCCTTTGACTCTCATgtataaaagaaggaaagggagtGACTGTCTGTAGAACATGCCTAACAATGATAATGCCCAGCACATGTATCAGAGGATGGAAATGATTGTACCAGGGGCAGGGGGCAGGCAATTGAGGTATGAATCTAATCAATGAAAGGAGCAAGGGAGTGGAAGGAATTGATAGGATAGGACTAGGAGAGGGAAGAATATAGTAGCAAGGACTGGTGGCATTTGATAAATGTGGCAGTGGATTTGGCAATCATGGGGGAAAAGAACGCAAATTGTATATATGAGTGGTACAGAGAAGAGGGGGCATATCATAGAATTTGGCATTGGCTGTGGGAACCTGGGTGGCCTTTGAAGGGCTGCTTATTGCAGCTTCTTAGTGCTCTGTTCTTGTCTATCTTTCTTGTTTGTTGCTTCTAGTCTATACAGGATTCTCTTCTGTTGTATGATTTAAGCTTCCTTTGTTAGAAAAATTATACTCTGCATTTCAGGTTCTGTTAGTATAATCTAAGCTTTTGTTCTAActttctctttaatttcttttgaattttgggggAATTGAGATGGAGTTAAACAAGATCCTTTATTGTTTTGGaaaatcattattatttctCAATTCTCTCTAGACAGCCagataatttacatttttcttgCTTTTCCAATCTTGAaacaattgatgaaataaaatattcctATTGGTTTAACTAAATAAGTAGTTCAATGATATGAGCCATGGTTAGGACTTAGGAGTAACAAGCTTCATTATGTTgaaattttgcattttaattcTTACACTGGAAATTTGGAGTTACCTTTTCCATGGCACTGTGCATAACTGCATATAGGAGTCTTTTCGGTAAAGGCTCCCAATTTCTTTTTTGAgataaattttgatcaaaaagTGGGCTCTTGAGGAGTTGTAGTTACTATTACTATTTCAAACTAGATCTGTAACTGTCCAACCTGTATGCTTGACTCTGTTTTATTGGGATTAGGCATCTCATTGAGCCTGTTGCTTCAGACTTAGTCAAAAATCGTCAGCTCCAGCCAGAATAAGTAATATAGTTTATTAGTAGATATATAACTAATTCACTACCTGTTTGCTTACTTCATCTTCTAATGTAGTTCTTTAGTGTTATGTTTTCAAATTATGTATTGGGTGTATGGAATGCTCAATAATGTATTATCACATTTGTGCAGGTTAACAGTGGTCTTTCTAGCCTTTGacgtattttttattatcttttgcaTTGGGATGGCATGTATAGTTTTCTTTGCCCTCTTCTGCATCATCCCAATAATAGCACTAGCTTATGCTATGAGAATCAGAGAAGGTGCATCAGAAGAAGATATCTTGTCACTTCCTATGTATAGGTTTAGTCAGTCAAATTCATTGGTGATGGTTGATGACAACAAGAAGCAACTTATTAAAGGAAGAGTAGATTCATGCAATGGAAGCCATATGAGTGCGCTTTCTCTCCATCCAGATGATTCTGTGAGTGCTGACTGTGTTCTCATATCTCCCATGTAGTAATTATTTGGTGCTAatatcattttgttgtttgtaCCTTGTAACTGATGTctttccatgttaaatttaaatgtcttgttattttcttgtatttGGTCTGATCTATCCTTCTTTAATTAGTAGTTACTCAATTGCATTGCATTTTTTCTTTGTCCAGTGCATCTAATGTATTCatgcacaagtttttttttaacggAAACTGGAATTTTGCTTTAAGTTTCTGAGCTTCATCATCTCTCACAAGGCTTCATGTTAAAATATCAATATGCATTTCTTAGTAttactttatatttataaacCGATAGCAATGAcacttttttcaaattaataagacTTTCCTCACTTTTCTCTGCTGTCTGATTCAGAGCCATTCAATTAGCAATTGCAATATTCTTCTGGTAGAGGATAGGCATTAGTGATGTAACTCATGTCTGAACCATTCTCTATGCACTAGAAAGCTTCCAAATTGTAAACAAAGGCTCTGTGAATTATGTAACTGATGTTCAAGGATTCTTGGTAATGGATTCTTTCGAAAGTGAACTTGGTTGCAACCTGAAATGCATAATgaaaattgaagtgaaaattGGCGTAAACTTGTTACAACATGAAACCTACTTGCCCTGATTCTTTGTTGCTTTGCATACAGTTGAAATGCATCGTGCAACTGCTGAAAGATAACTGAACTGCTTCGGATTATGTTGTAGGAATGCTGTATCTGCCTTTGTCCGTATGTTGAAGGAGCAGAACTGTATCGCCTTCCCTGTACGCACCATTTTCATTGCGAATGCATCGGCCGTTGGCTTCAGACAAAAGCAACTTGCCCGCTCTGCAAATTTAATATCCTTAGAGGTGATACATTGGTTTGAACTTTCTGAGATAAAGATTGAACAACGGTGAGGTGCATTATCGCTCAAAACAAACTTGACCTTGGAGAGCCAGAACATTTGATACTCTGCTGACTAGTAATaagtagaaaagaaaaggacatcTCCACCCCTTCAGCTTTTACTGGGTTCTAGTCTTAGGATTAGTTTCCATAAAGCTCTTACATCTTTTAGTACAAAATGTTCTTAATTTTATGATGGGGTATGCATATATTGTTGGACGGTGGAGAAGGTCTCCCCTTAATTTGTACTTACTAGgggttttataaaaacaatttttctgtACAGAAATCCTTTTTTGTTCGAGTACTTTGCCCACCTCCACCATCAAATAAATTAGAGACGCATACGTTATACCCTTAAACCTAGAAAGATAA is a genomic window containing:
- the LOC100806994 gene encoding E3 ubiquitin-protein ligase At4g11680 isoform X2 is translated as MDQQQRHVSSGTTNPVLRFPTVRPLPFARLVAASRRRLFLSDCADRRSDDDGDGDGDSGECAYSRAVLVLDMVWNLAFVVVAAGVLLSTLRERPSTPLRLWLCGYAFECVLHMAFVYFEFRTGIRDSFSHTAYSIVKKLEPMNTLASSVWWIFGFYWIVVGDQALLEDSPRLYWLTVVFLAFDVFFIIFCIGMACIVFFALFCIIPIIALAYAMRIREGASEEDILSLPMYRFSQSNSLVMVDDNKKQLIKGRVDSCNGSHMSALSLHPDDSLKCIVQLLKDN
- the LOC100806994 gene encoding E3 ubiquitin-protein ligase At4g11680 isoform X1, translating into MDQQQRHVSSGTTNPVLRFPTVRPLPFARLVAASRRRLFLSDCADRRSDDDGDGDGDSGECAYSRAVLVLDMVWNLAFVVVAAGVLLSTLRERPSTPLRLWLCGYAFECVLHMAFVYFEFRTGIRDSFSHTAYSIVKKLEPMNTLASSVWWIFGFYWIVVGDQALLEDSPRLYWLTVVFLAFDVFFIIFCIGMACIVFFALFCIIPIIALAYAMRIREGASEEDILSLPMYRFSQSNSLVMVDDNKKQLIKGRVDSCNGSHMSALSLHPDDSECCICLCPYVEGAELYRLPCTHHFHCECIGRWLQTKATCPLCKFNILRGDTLV